The DNA region AACCGCGGCATTTCTGATACAGTCACTTGGCTCATTCGATATTCTCACTGAAGATGAAAACCGCCAGATCACCGGTGTTACTGAACAAAACAGGTATCGTCTGTCGGTTCTGCTCTATCTGATCGGCATGGGTTCAGAGGAGGGAGTATCCTGATTACTTCCTGAGTACATCCTAATCGCTCCCGGTGAGGCACACTTGGATAGCTGACGGCATGGATGTTCTGAAGGGTTGAAAGGAGGGAGACGTCATCAGGACGGTGAGAGTGAGTGTTTATCTTGCCGGGAGAGAGATGGGAAGGGATCGAATGTCGGACTAATTGACTACTTTTTGTCTTTAAGGAGTCCTAATTCAACTCTTTCGGTTCAGAGGGTGCGGATTGCGAAATGATTTTTCCTGGTGATAACTCAAGAAAAACATATTGAGTGTAGGTTCTGCCCTCATGCTGTGCTCCTGGCTCGATTTTAATTACCTTTCCTTTGACCGATACGTTATCCATGGTCTTCACCGACTGTCTAATGCTTATAGTGGAATGGGGACCTCTGCAATTTTCATTGGATGTGCGGTCACAATGAAATTATTGCTACCGACAAATACATGAATCGCCTTCTCGGGAGTAACTTGTTGGGTAACAGGTCAGGACCCCCTTCATCGGTCCCTTGCTCTTACCCATCATATCACAATCCCCCTTTTCTGAAAATACGCCCATACAACCGTTAGATCTTTATATAATGAGAGATAAATAGATATTCGGGACATGTCATCATGGAACGTGACGATATTCTTGCACTGATACAGAACGACCCTGAAGCGATCGTCACGATCATCCAGCGTCTGGAAGAAGAAGTCAAGCAACTTCAAGAACTCTGCTCACTTCAGCAGGCCCGGATCGCTGAACTCGAACGACGTCTCAACATGAACAGTCAAAACAGCAGTCGTCCCCCATCCACCGATGGCTTCAAACGGCCTCAGAAAGAGCGTAAAAAGACCGGGAAACGTCCGGGGGGTCAGAAAGGACATGAAGGTCGGACGATTGAATGGTGTGAGGCTCCAGACATCATCCAGACACACCGCGCAGATGTCTGTGAAGAATGTGGTGCATCCCTTGCTCTCGTCCCGGCATCCTCTGTTCAGAAGAGACAGGTTCATGACATTTCCCCCCTCCAGGTAGTTGTTACCGAACATCACGCTGAAACGGTCGTCTGCCCACACTGTGGTCGGATACATGAAGGGTCATTCCCGGAGGAGGTTCCGGCTTACCTCCAATACGGCTACAATACCCGGGCGTTGATGGTTTACTTCTGCATCTACCAGTTGCTTCCGTATGAACGTTCAGCGGAGATCTTCACGGACATCTTTGGGTGTTCCCCGGTCAAGGCAACCCTGATGCAGTCCGTTTCAGCCTGTGCAGCAAACCTTGACGGTTTTGAAGAAGAGGTGAAACACCTTCTGCAGGGAGCACCTGTTCTGCATGCTGATGAAACCGGATTCCGGGTGAACGGCAAACGAGAATGGCTGCATACAGCCAGTACGGATCTCCTCACGCTGTATGGTCATCATCCGAAAAGAGGATCGGCGGCGATGGATGCGATCGGTGTACTTCCCTCGTTCAAAGGGATCATGGTCCATGACTGCTGGTCGCCATACTTCGGGTATGCATGCGAGCATGCGGTCTGTAATGCCCATATCCTCCGCGATCTCAAAGGTATATCGGAGGATACCGGCCAGCGTTGGTCTGATGAGATGCATGATCTCCTTCTTGAGATCTACGCCGCTGTTGATGGAGCCCCGGAATCAGCGGGTTCTCTCACACCGATTGAGATCGAGGAGTTTCAAAGACGATTTGATCTGATCCTCGAGAACGGGAATGCAGAGAACCCCTCCTCTCCTCTGCCGGTTCAAGGAGGGAGACGCAGTCGGAAGAGACAAACCCCTGCAGAAAACCTCATTGACCGGTGTCAGAAATATCGTGTAGAGATTCTCCGGTTCATGACCGATTTCAGGGTGCCGTTTACGAACAACCTTGCAGAGCGCGATATCAGGATGGTGAAGGTTCAGCAGAAGATCTCAGGGACGTCTCAGTTGTGTGGAGGGGGCATCTAACTTCTGCAGGGTTTGGGGGTACATCTCAACGGTGAGGAAGAATGGAGGGTCGGTAATCACGGCCATCAGGAAGGCATTCGAGGGAGAACCCTTCATGCCAACTGCGGCTTACAGGTATACCTGACCTGTTACGAAAAATCGTACAACAAAAAAGTACCGGGGTAAAGTCTACT from Methanoculleus receptaculi includes:
- the tnpC gene encoding IS66 family transposase gives rise to the protein MERDDILALIQNDPEAIVTIIQRLEEEVKQLQELCSLQQARIAELERRLNMNSQNSSRPPSTDGFKRPQKERKKTGKRPGGQKGHEGRTIEWCEAPDIIQTHRADVCEECGASLALVPASSVQKRQVHDISPLQVVVTEHHAETVVCPHCGRIHEGSFPEEVPAYLQYGYNTRALMVYFCIYQLLPYERSAEIFTDIFGCSPVKATLMQSVSACAANLDGFEEEVKHLLQGAPVLHADETGFRVNGKREWLHTASTDLLTLYGHHPKRGSAAMDAIGVLPSFKGIMVHDCWSPYFGYACEHAVCNAHILRDLKGISEDTGQRWSDEMHDLLLEIYAAVDGAPESAGSLTPIEIEEFQRRFDLILENGNAENPSSPLPVQGGRRSRKRQTPAENLIDRCQKYRVEILRFMTDFRVPFTNNLAERDIRMVKVQQKISGTSQLCGGGI